A DNA window from Hordeum vulgare subsp. vulgare chromosome 1H, MorexV3_pseudomolecules_assembly, whole genome shotgun sequence contains the following coding sequences:
- the LOC123418456 gene encoding uncharacterized protein LOC123418456 yields the protein MALLGGQLHETRSIGSRKTTEGKSHGGSRSWPQAPAPVRQLLCRVRRAVLRPKRRAVSFGYDLKSYFQNFDDGLVPAHRL from the coding sequence ATGGCGCTTCTGGGAGGACAATTGCACGAGACGAGAAGCATTGGCAGCCGGAAGACGACGGAGGGGAAGAGCCACGGCGGGTCGAGGTCGTGGCCGCAGGCGCCGGCGCCAGTGAGGCAGCTGTTATGCAGGGTGAGGCGTGCCGTACTACGGCCGAAGCGCCGCGCCGTGAGTTTCGGGTACGACCTCAAGAGCTACTTCCAGAACTTCGACGACGGCCTCGTCCCTGCCCACCGCCTCTAA